The Nocardia sp. NBC_00508 nucleotide sequence GGCCGCGACCGCCGCGACGATGCCGGGACGGGTCACGTCCGCTCCGGCGTTGACCGTCGTGGCGCCCCTGGCGTCGACGACGAGCACGTTCTCGCCGTACAGCTCGTGATAGCGCAGTACTTCGTCGGCCAGCGCGCGGGTATCCCCGGCGGTGACGGCGTCATCGGCGAGGGTGGCGAAGCGGTCGGCGTCCCCGGAGCGGGCGAGCAGCAGCTGCTGGGTGCGACTGGTCGCGATGGTCAGCGACAGCGGCACCGCGAACGCCAGCACCGCGATGGCCGCAAAGACCGTCAGCGCGACGAGCAGGCGACGCCGCATGACCTACCTCCGGCCCGCCGGGTCGCGGACATCGCGCTCACTGCCCCCACCGATATCCGTAGCCCCGGATCGTGGTGATCAGCCCCGGCCGATTCAACTTCGCCCGCAAACCGGTCATGTGCACGTCCAGCGAGCGCGACACCGCGACGAAGGCGTCACCCCAGATGCGATCCATGAGCTGCTGGCGGCTCACCGCGGCGCCCGGCCGTTCCACCAGCGCTTCGACCAATTCGAATTCCTTCTGGGTCAACGGCACCGGCGCACCGGCCACCTCGACCACGCGGGCGCCGAGATCGACCCGCACGTCACCGGTGACCACCACCGATTGCGCCTGCCGCGCCGCGCCCGCCGCCCGCCGGGTCACCGTCTCCAGGCGCGCGACCAGCTCGGCGATCCGCGGCGGCTTCACCAGGTAGTCGTCGGCGCCGCCACGCAGGCCGCGGACGATCGAGCGTTCGTCGCTGCGCGCGGTCAGGATCAGCACCGGCACCGAGCTGACCTCACGCAGCCTGCGCAGCACCTGCAGACCGTCGCCGTCGGGCAGTCCGAGATCGAGGATGACCGCGTCGTAGTCGC carries:
- a CDS encoding response regulator transcription factor, yielding MRLAVVEDDDGVGDALVEALVARGYRAERKRRGADLLIAHRDYDAVILDLGLPDGDGLQVLRRLREVSSVPVLILTARSDERSIVRGLRGGADDYLVKPPRIAELVARLETVTRRAAGAARQAQSVVVTGDVRVDLGARVVEVAGAPVPLTQKEFELVEALVERPGAAVSRQQLMDRIWGDAFVAVSRSLDVHMTGLRAKLNRPGLITTIRGYGYRWGQ